Proteins from a genomic interval of Crassostrea angulata isolate pt1a10 chromosome 7, ASM2561291v2, whole genome shotgun sequence:
- the LOC128157467 gene encoding uncharacterized protein LOC128157467 translates to MSRLTKDQVNYPPEEVDPLVMLSNIQHQIGHAVEDAAGDVTAKNKLKSGSLFSTFETGNQIMLVSRTSGRALRILRTKADKLKVDGRGAVTRQEWNAVWTVINEGHNQVRLHNHNNFLAIVNGEATVITVPEGSEHNILKTKLQLVLDPESFVALESIQEPEKCVGVEDNGSMKAAENCTSSDNHAMFGIHLIVRLRHICCYFIFA, encoded by the exons ATGTCTCGATTAACCAAAGATCAAGTAAATTATCCACCAGAAGAG GTTGATCCTTTAGTAATGCTGTCTAATATTCAACACCAAATTGGACATGCTGTAGAAGATGCGGCTGGAGATGTAACtgctaaaaataaactaaaatcaGGATCTCTCTTT AGTACTTTTGAAACTGGCAATCAGATAATGCTGGTTTCTAGAACTAGTGGACGGGCCCTGAGGATACTACGGACTAAAGCTGATAAACTCAAAGTGGATGGAAGAGGGGCTGTAACACGCCAAGAATGGAACG CGGTTTGGACGGTCATTAATGAGGGACACAATCAGGTTCGGCTTCATAATCACAATAACTTTCTAGCAATCGTCAATGGAGAAGCTACCGTGATCACTGTA CCAGAGGGATCTGAAcacaatatattaaaaactaagCTTCAGTTGGTGCTGGATCCGGAGAGTTTTGTAGCCCTGGAGTCTATTCAGGAACCAGAGAAGTGTGTGGGGGTGGAAGACAATGGAAGCATGAAGGCAGCAGAGAACTGTACTTCTTCCGATAACCACGCCATGTTTGGTATTCATTTGATAGTAAGATTACGCCATATTTGCTGTTATTTCATCTTCGCGTGA